The following proteins come from a genomic window of Paramicrobacterium humi:
- the rpsO gene encoding 30S ribosomal protein S15, with amino-acid sequence MALDAETKKAIIEEYATHPGDTGSPEVQIAVMSKRIKDLTEHLKQHKHDHHSRRGLLLLVGQRRRMLGYLADVDITRYRSLIERLGLRR; translated from the coding sequence ATGGCACTTGATGCAGAGACCAAGAAGGCGATCATCGAAGAGTACGCTACACACCCCGGTGACACTGGATCCCCTGAGGTTCAGATCGCCGTGATGTCGAAGCGCATCAAAGACCTCACCGAGCACCTGAAGCAGCACAAGCACGACCACCACTCGCGTCGTGGCCTTCTGCTTCTCGTCGGTCAGCGTCGTCGCATGCTCGGCTACCTCGCGGATGTCGACATCACCCGCTACCGTTCGCTCATCGAGCGTCTCGGACTGCGCCGATAA
- a CDS encoding DUF3376 domain-containing protein → MRRSAASLPVVALGLGTDATARIVSEDALGEGVHGHILRVALALRGGVSLAVWIGGTIAELDMVRRIRLCRTTHGWDAFYVPRSASEPPPLHGPELRRARVYARMLAQAGYDGVEFDVLAGASAGGLNAVVYAVAQRASASADSVLGTWQDAADVRRLLHGPGVRPVDSVMRGDEYFWPRLTRALHELYDEQVSARHPLHRSARVSVDLAATVIDSAARSDPEAKDTRGYFHFIGTDDGTASEVGRRVPDAPGDGSDLSRLSYAARSTSSFPGAFEPALVFSKVKRADESVAGDATHVDMSYAFSGHRADWNHPFRIIDGSILDDVPVDQAFRAIRRSASSVPSSRALLYLDPLPPSPPPRSVRPSRYGPAGPAKGPLSMLRRLNDRQSQLLTAIRAGRQTLGARESGEEEIAQVERYRIDLLRESGRGDAYAATTTARFNAAEARLAYVRFRAAADVQFFSGVVTDPGLWQLGVNSPRRVVWRRWSDQDRERLDEVALPLYENATEAGLSSPLVSAIADGPQAALDAALCALSWVRALETLPQRSRRHRGTPLADLRLALYRVLGEATDARDLAAAIALDAGRDSADRTRAALLAWVEANAAADTVPLWSALNEAVTRLRAISPRRQPETGDETEGERAWIHNPFSGVPLDDRRFTAHDLAPFLAPRGIPEPVSSLSFARITGDEAPARPEEFIPLVRGREKAMARLALRLHPSDLDEETVDRLFGVAVLTADDKLAGSQLWNFGGFLSTDWRTNDWWWGRLDAAAGLVRILDRQAHAEGAPTQLDPNAGLWKPPLEIAVDAVQSALLEDLAESADPPLAGPPDADSNASSIRRRLALGADTLDNLIPRYRLGVLSRIIRVASRALDGSSGLAGRIGIAAARPFAVAIPLITVPLRAAVFGAVVGLAVAVVAAVPRQTPEELRPFEALPAYAIIGAIALALLAGFIDAYRRWSHLVRSLDASRNPASRQALPRIRDMRSRALLHGGAYGVVSLATLCMATVFTALLGVSSTWWILIAASGVLALRSRYCSLDSDVPPTGPIPPILVTLAYAAWLAAVIVMPTALAPFGLDHRWLAPATTAIAAAICALLLTAGWLAPRTGVRSVLAQPVTIALAAGVGSGIPVWFATRWLGTPFPVLTILTTLLIMILIWGTIVWWLPETPGVPDDAALPDDSRRDRPV, encoded by the coding sequence ATGAGGCGAAGCGCGGCATCGCTTCCCGTCGTGGCACTTGGCCTCGGCACCGACGCCACGGCACGCATCGTGTCGGAGGACGCCCTCGGCGAGGGTGTGCACGGGCATATTCTGCGTGTCGCTCTGGCCCTGCGCGGCGGTGTCAGCCTCGCCGTCTGGATCGGCGGCACGATCGCCGAGCTCGACATGGTGCGGCGCATCCGACTCTGCCGCACGACGCACGGCTGGGACGCTTTCTACGTTCCGCGTTCCGCGAGCGAGCCGCCTCCCTTGCACGGACCGGAGCTGCGGCGAGCGCGAGTGTATGCGCGCATGCTCGCACAAGCCGGCTACGACGGAGTCGAGTTCGATGTTCTCGCGGGAGCGAGCGCGGGCGGACTGAACGCCGTCGTCTACGCTGTCGCTCAGCGCGCCTCGGCGAGCGCTGACTCGGTCCTGGGGACGTGGCAGGATGCGGCGGACGTGCGACGGCTGCTGCACGGACCGGGCGTGCGGCCCGTCGACTCGGTAATGCGCGGGGACGAGTATTTCTGGCCGCGGCTCACGCGCGCCCTGCACGAGCTCTACGACGAGCAGGTTTCGGCGCGGCATCCGCTGCATCGCTCCGCGCGCGTGAGCGTCGACCTGGCCGCGACCGTCATCGACAGTGCGGCGCGCAGCGACCCGGAGGCCAAGGACACGCGCGGGTACTTCCATTTCATCGGCACGGACGACGGCACGGCGAGCGAAGTGGGTCGGCGAGTTCCTGACGCGCCGGGCGACGGCTCCGACCTCTCCCGCCTCTCATACGCGGCCCGATCGACATCCTCGTTCCCGGGCGCCTTCGAACCGGCGCTCGTGTTCTCGAAGGTGAAGCGAGCGGACGAATCCGTCGCGGGCGACGCGACGCACGTGGACATGTCGTATGCCTTCAGCGGGCACCGCGCGGATTGGAATCATCCGTTCCGCATCATCGACGGCAGCATCCTCGATGACGTGCCGGTCGATCAGGCGTTCCGGGCGATCCGTCGTTCCGCGTCGTCGGTTCCCTCGTCTCGAGCGCTGCTGTACCTCGACCCGCTGCCCCCTTCCCCGCCGCCGCGCTCGGTCCGTCCCTCGCGATACGGCCCCGCCGGTCCGGCGAAGGGTCCGCTCAGCATGCTGCGTCGGCTGAACGATCGTCAGTCGCAGCTGCTCACGGCGATCCGGGCCGGTCGTCAGACGCTGGGCGCTCGCGAGTCCGGCGAGGAGGAGATCGCCCAGGTCGAGCGTTATCGCATCGACCTGCTGCGCGAGAGCGGGCGCGGCGACGCATACGCCGCCACGACGACGGCGCGGTTCAACGCGGCCGAGGCGCGGCTCGCGTACGTGCGCTTCCGAGCTGCGGCAGACGTGCAGTTCTTCAGCGGCGTGGTCACCGACCCCGGGCTGTGGCAGCTCGGTGTGAACAGTCCGAGACGAGTGGTGTGGCGTCGCTGGAGCGATCAGGACCGCGAGCGGCTCGACGAGGTCGCGCTGCCGCTGTACGAGAACGCGACAGAGGCAGGGCTCTCGTCTCCTCTCGTCTCCGCCATCGCGGACGGCCCGCAGGCCGCCCTCGACGCCGCGCTCTGCGCCCTGTCGTGGGTCCGGGCTCTGGAGACGCTGCCTCAGCGCTCGCGTCGGCACCGGGGCACGCCGCTCGCAGATCTTCGCCTCGCCCTGTATCGCGTCCTCGGGGAGGCGACGGACGCTCGTGACCTCGCCGCCGCCATCGCTCTCGACGCCGGACGAGACTCCGCGGACCGCACACGCGCCGCGCTTCTCGCGTGGGTCGAGGCGAACGCCGCCGCCGACACGGTGCCGCTGTGGAGCGCCCTCAACGAAGCGGTCACGCGACTGCGCGCGATCTCCCCGCGACGCCAACCGGAGACCGGCGACGAGACGGAAGGCGAGCGGGCATGGATCCACAACCCTTTCAGCGGCGTCCCGCTCGACGACAGACGCTTCACAGCACACGACCTCGCACCGTTCCTCGCGCCCCGCGGAATACCGGAGCCCGTCTCGTCGCTCTCGTTCGCCCGGATCACGGGCGACGAGGCGCCGGCCCGGCCCGAGGAGTTCATTCCGCTCGTGCGCGGCCGGGAGAAGGCGATGGCAAGACTCGCGCTTCGGCTGCACCCCAGCGACCTCGACGAGGAAACGGTCGACCGACTCTTCGGCGTCGCCGTGCTGACAGCCGACGACAAACTCGCCGGCTCCCAATTGTGGAACTTCGGCGGCTTCCTGAGCACCGACTGGCGCACCAACGACTGGTGGTGGGGCCGGCTGGATGCTGCGGCGGGTCTCGTGCGCATCCTCGACCGGCAGGCCCATGCCGAGGGCGCGCCAACTCAGCTGGACCCGAACGCGGGACTGTGGAAGCCCCCTCTCGAGATCGCCGTCGACGCCGTGCAGTCGGCGCTGCTTGAGGACCTTGCCGAGAGCGCCGACCCGCCACTTGCCGGACCGCCCGACGCCGACAGCAACGCGAGCTCGATTCGGCGGAGATTGGCCCTCGGCGCCGACACCCTCGACAACCTCATCCCCCGCTACCGACTCGGCGTACTCTCCCGCATCATCCGAGTGGCCTCCCGTGCGCTCGACGGCTCGAGCGGCCTCGCGGGGCGCATCGGCATCGCAGCGGCTCGCCCGTTCGCCGTCGCGATCCCCCTGATCACGGTGCCGCTGCGCGCCGCCGTTTTCGGCGCTGTCGTCGGCCTCGCCGTCGCCGTGGTCGCGGCGGTGCCGCGGCAGACTCCCGAGGAGCTCCGGCCGTTTGAAGCGCTCCCGGCCTACGCGATCATCGGTGCGATAGCCCTCGCCCTGCTAGCGGGGTTCATCGACGCCTATCGCCGCTGGAGCCATTTGGTCAGAAGCCTTGATGCGTCCCGGAACCCGGCATCGCGCCAAGCGCTTCCGCGCATCCGGGACATGCGGTCGCGGGCGCTGCTGCATGGCGGAGCATACGGGGTCGTCTCACTCGCGACGCTGTGCATGGCGACCGTGTTCACCGCTTTGCTTGGCGTGTCCTCGACGTGGTGGATTCTCATCGCCGCCTCCGGAGTGCTCGCGCTGCGCTCCCGATACTGCAGTCTCGACTCCGACGTTCCCCCGACCGGGCCCATCCCCCCGATACTCGTCACCCTCGCCTACGCCGCGTGGCTTGCTGCCGTGATCGTCATGCCCACAGCTCTTGCCCCGTTCGGGCTCGACCACCGGTGGCTTGCCCCCGCGACCACCGCGATCGCGGCGGCAATATGCGCGCTCCTGCTCACGGCCGGATGGCTCGCGCCACGGACCGGCGTCCGGTCCGTGCTCGCCCAGCCGGTCACCATCGCTCTCGCGGCCGGCGTCGGCAGCGGCATCCCGGTCTGGTTCGCCACCCGCTGGCTCGGCACTCCCTTCCCGGTTCTCACGATCCTCACGACGCTGCTCATCATGATTCTCATCTGGGGAACCATCGTGTGGTGGCTGCCCGAGACGCCGGGCGTGCCCGACGACGCGGCCCTGCCGGACGACAGCAGACGCGACCGACCGGTTTAG
- a CDS encoding acyltransferase family protein gives MSSTPPSGPVATPKARVPFWDNARFACIVLVVMGHAIQRLISDSDAALTVYLVIYAFHMPAFAMISGYFSKSGPPSVRQMKRVLTDIVLPYVFMETIWSFVQYLVEGKQELNPTKPSWTLWFLLALAIFRLVLPYFALLRWPLFWAIFLSVGVGYLDNVDNTFSLARVFGILPFFVLGWQVKHWRLVERWRLLERRPWWLRLAALGVFAGWVAVVAAFLDTWRAIDLRFWFFYDDSYDGLGEDQWWAGAVRLAIIVLGALLIAAFFVLIPRRENWMSGFGQSTMYVYLLHSFVLYPIRESGILKNEPFPELWLIGMLIVAFLIAVGLSTAPVRRLFRPLIEPKPKWIFAKHDGLPPGPSRTDPTGAKRPRTASVPTVRADGTKQ, from the coding sequence ATGTCGAGTACACCGCCGTCCGGCCCGGTCGCGACGCCGAAAGCGCGGGTGCCGTTCTGGGACAACGCACGGTTCGCGTGCATCGTCCTCGTCGTGATGGGGCATGCCATCCAGCGGCTGATCAGCGACTCGGATGCCGCTCTCACGGTCTATCTCGTGATCTACGCGTTCCACATGCCCGCCTTCGCGATGATCAGCGGCTACTTCTCAAAATCGGGTCCGCCCTCGGTCCGCCAGATGAAACGGGTGCTGACCGACATCGTTCTTCCCTATGTGTTCATGGAGACGATCTGGTCCTTCGTGCAGTACCTCGTCGAGGGCAAGCAGGAGCTCAATCCGACAAAGCCGTCCTGGACGCTGTGGTTCCTGCTCGCGCTGGCGATCTTCCGGCTCGTGCTGCCCTACTTCGCGCTCCTGCGCTGGCCGTTGTTCTGGGCGATCTTCCTGTCTGTCGGCGTCGGCTATCTCGACAACGTCGACAACACCTTCTCCCTCGCGCGCGTCTTCGGCATCTTGCCGTTCTTCGTGCTCGGGTGGCAGGTCAAGCATTGGCGTCTCGTGGAACGCTGGAGGCTGCTAGAGCGGCGGCCGTGGTGGCTGCGTCTCGCCGCGCTCGGCGTCTTCGCCGGCTGGGTCGCGGTCGTCGCCGCGTTCCTTGACACGTGGCGCGCGATCGATCTGCGGTTCTGGTTCTTCTACGACGACTCCTACGACGGACTCGGCGAGGACCAGTGGTGGGCGGGCGCCGTGCGGCTCGCGATAATCGTGCTCGGAGCGCTGCTCATCGCCGCCTTCTTCGTCCTCATCCCCCGACGTGAGAACTGGATGTCCGGGTTCGGACAGTCGACGATGTACGTGTACCTTCTGCACAGCTTCGTTCTCTACCCCATCAGGGAGTCCGGCATCCTCAAGAACGAGCCGTTTCCCGAGCTGTGGCTCATCGGAATGCTCATCGTCGCGTTCCTCATCGCCGTGGGGCTCTCGACCGCTCCCGTGCGACGCCTGTTCCGGCCGCTCATCGAGCCGAAGCCGAAGTGGATCTTCGCCAAGCACGACGGGCTTCCTCCCGGACCAAGCCGAACGGATCCGACGGGAGCCAAGCGGCCGCGCACAGCGAGCGTTCCGACCGTCCGTGCAGACGGTACGAAGCAGTAG
- a CDS encoding VanZ family protein, whose protein sequence is MLHRHPVLSIITLAYIVFVGLVTLTPAPFDSNVNGTIARVLRLFARHELTEWITYSRLEFMANIGMFVPIGLFLVLLFGRRFWWVGIAFGVAFTLFIEGFQGVVLSATRYSTVSDIVANSAGAVLGVGLGLIVTAGSARRARDRKATRDRLRTAA, encoded by the coding sequence ATGCTGCACCGGCATCCTGTCCTCTCGATCATCACGCTCGCGTACATCGTGTTCGTCGGCTTGGTCACGCTGACCCCTGCGCCATTCGACTCGAACGTGAACGGAACGATCGCACGAGTGCTGCGGCTCTTCGCCCGCCACGAGCTCACCGAGTGGATCACGTACAGCCGGCTTGAGTTCATGGCCAACATCGGCATGTTCGTCCCGATCGGACTCTTCCTCGTGCTGCTTTTCGGTCGCCGATTCTGGTGGGTGGGGATAGCGTTCGGTGTTGCGTTCACCCTGTTCATCGAGGGATTCCAAGGGGTTGTGCTCTCCGCGACGCGGTACTCGACAGTGAGCGATATCGTCGCCAACAGCGCCGGCGCCGTGCTCGGCGTCGGTCTCGGCCTGATCGTCACCGCGGGTTCTGCGCGCCGCGCGCGGGATCGCAAGGCCACCCGGGACCGGCTTCGCACCGCGGCGTGA
- a CDS encoding fructosamine kinase family protein, protein MSSTLVKQNPAAPKDFFEAEASGLRWLSAAGGARCVRVVDAGPGRIELERISTTQPSREAASAFGRELATTHDAGAAAFGAAPDGWSGRLYIGRREMPSHTADSWGEFYARYRVEPFLDTAVDAGNLSSDERALVDTACGIIASGAFDDGDAPARIHGDLWNGNVLWADSGAVLIDPAAHGGHRETDLAMLSLFGLPYLETVLAGYQERHPLRDGWRERVPVHQLHPLAVHAAGHGRGYGVELATAARAVIALAG, encoded by the coding sequence ATGTCGTCAACGCTCGTCAAGCAGAACCCGGCGGCTCCGAAGGACTTCTTCGAGGCTGAGGCCAGTGGGCTGCGCTGGCTTTCCGCCGCCGGGGGAGCACGATGCGTTCGCGTCGTCGACGCGGGTCCCGGACGCATCGAGCTCGAGCGCATCAGCACGACCCAGCCGAGCCGCGAGGCGGCGTCGGCGTTCGGCCGCGAACTCGCGACGACCCACGACGCCGGCGCTGCGGCTTTCGGCGCCGCCCCCGACGGCTGGTCCGGTCGCCTGTACATCGGCCGACGGGAGATGCCTTCCCACACGGCTGACTCATGGGGAGAGTTCTACGCCCGGTACCGCGTGGAACCCTTCCTCGACACGGCCGTCGACGCGGGAAACCTCAGCTCTGACGAACGCGCGCTGGTCGACACCGCCTGCGGGATCATCGCCTCTGGCGCCTTCGACGACGGTGACGCCCCCGCGCGCATCCACGGCGACCTGTGGAACGGCAACGTGCTCTGGGCCGACTCGGGAGCCGTTCTCATCGATCCGGCGGCTCATGGCGGCCATCGTGAGACGGACCTCGCCATGCTGTCGCTGTTCGGGCTGCCGTACCTCGAAACGGTGCTGGCCGGCTATCAGGAGCGGCACCCGCTGCGCGACGGTTGGCGCGAGCGTGTCCCCGTGCATCAGCTGCATCCGCTCGCCGTGCATGCGGCGGGGCACGGTCGTGGGTACGGTGTCGAGCTCGCCACCGCGGCTCGCGCCGTTATCGCTCTCGCTGGGTGA